The following are encoded in a window of Primulina eburnea isolate SZY01 chromosome 4, ASM2296580v1, whole genome shotgun sequence genomic DNA:
- the LOC140829069 gene encoding uncharacterized protein — protein sequence MSRSLTVIRRVSQALRRNETSISSEESKYGTILRAGQCFTQYRFYSLYLFPSRRHYWNAAREFENSSYNRFIKNYSAIPKSNTIAQHVQASWKRLARRSVQVGQSCLTINLVAQAFSLALSRSHLIVPGTFALMFGTQLAWAQSVPDTDIFQPRNTLYSRAENSHIFLTRLILSVFESIFLLLRALYLAVLFSPSIAMAPFADSFGPQYRKLWLQVVHQTLERAGPAFIKWGQWAATRPDLFPRDLCMELSKLHTKAPEHSFAYTKKTIEKAFGREISEIFDDFEEEPVASGSIAQVHRASLRSRYRGREIKPLLVAVKVRHPGVGESIRRDFEIINIVAKISNFIPTLNWLRLDESVQQFAVFMMSQVDLAREAAHLNRFIYNFRRWKDVSFPKPVYPLVHPAVLVETFEHGECVSRYVDELEGNERTKSALAHIGTHALLKMLLVDNFVHADMHPGNILVRAARNKPSRKKLFKTKPHVIFLDVGMTAELSNNDRVNLLEFFKAVARRDGRTAAECTLRLSKKQNCPKPEAFIQVVKESFDFWGTSEGDLVHPAECMQNLLEQVRRHKVNIDGNVCTVMVTLLVLEGWQRKLDPDYDVMHTLQTLLLKADWAKSLSYTIEGLMAP from the exons ATGTCAAG ATCATTGACAGTTATCAGGAGAGTTTCACAAGCGTTACGCAGAAATGAGACTAGTATTTCTTCAGAGGAGTCCAAATATGGAACCATTCTCAGAGCTGGGCAATGTTTTACTCAGTACAGATTCTACTCTCTGTATTTGTTCCCTAGCAGAAGACATTATTGGAATGCAGCACGCGAGTTCGAAAATAGTTCCTATAACAGATTCATCAAGAACTATTCAGCGATTCCAAAGAGCAATACTATAGCCCAGCACGTCCAAGCTTCTTGGAAGAGGTTGGCCCGTAGGTCCGTACAGGTTGGCCAAAGTTGTCTGACCATAAACCTGGTTGCTCAGGCTTTCAGTTTGGCTTTGAGTCGTTCGCATTTGATTGTTCCCGGTACTTTTGCTCTGATGTTTGGAACTCAGTTAGCATGGGCACAATCGGTGCCAGACACAGATATCTTTCAGCCAAGGAATACATTGTATTCACGCGCAGAAAACAGCCATATCTTCTTGACCAGGCTGATCCTTTCTGTATTTGAAAGCATTTTCTTGTTGTTGAGAGCTTTATATTTGGCTGTACTGTTCTCACCAAGCATTGCCATGGCTCCTTTTGCCGATAGTTTCGGACCTCAGTATAGGAAATTGTGGCTGCAGGTAGTTCATCAAACTCTAGAAAGAGCAGGTCCGGCCTTTATAAAATGGGGCCAGTGGGCAGCCACTCGGCCTGATCTATTTCCTAGAGACTTGTGCATGGAATTGTCAAAACTTCACACAAAAGCGCCCGAACATAGCTTTGCATACACGAAAAAGACTATTGAGAAGGCTTTTGGCCGTGaaatttctgaaatttttgaTGACTTTGAGGAGGAACCTGTGGCATCTGGGAGCATTGCTCAGGTGCATCGAGCCTCATTGCGGTCTCGATATCGCGGTCGTGAGATTAAACCTTTGCTAGTTGCGGTTAAGGTGAGGCATCCAGGGGTTGGGGAGTCCATTAGAAGGGACTTTGAGATTATAAATATCGTGGCTAAGATTTCAAACTTTATTCCTACTCTTAATTGGTTGCGATTGGATGAAAGTGTACAACAATTTGCAGTTTTCATGATGTCTCAAGTTGATCTTGCACGTGAAGCAGCTCATTTGAACCGTTTCATATACAATTTTCGCAGATGGAAGGATGTTTCTTTCCCAAAGCCTGTATATCCTCTTGTACATCCAGCTGTCTTGGTGGAAACTTTTGAGCATGGAGAATGTGTTTCCCGTTATGTCGATGAGCTCGAGGGTAATGAACGGACTAAGAGTGCTCTTGCCCATATTGGAACCCATGCACTGTTGAAGATGCTTCTG GTCGACAACTTTGTTCATGCTGATATGCATCCTGGAAACATCCTTGTCCGAGCAGCACGGAACAAGCCTTCCCGTAAAAAGCTCTTCAAAACCAAGCCTCATGTAATATTCCTTGATGTCGGCATGACTGCTGAGCTCTCCAATAATGATCGTGTAAATTTATTAGAATTCTTTAAAGCTGTTGCTCGGAGAGATGGCCGAACTGCAGCAGAGTGCACACTTcgattatcaaagaaacaaaaCTGCCCGAAGCCAGAGGCCTTTATTCAG GTGGTGAAAGAATCGTTTGATTTCTGGGGTACTTCAGAAGGAGATTTGGTCCATCCAGCAGAATGCATGCAGAATTTACTCGAGCAAGTTCGTCGTCATAAAGTAAACATTGATGGCAATGTTTGCACTGTTATGGTTACACTTTTGGTCCTTGAG GGGTGGCAGCGGAAGCTCGATCCAGATTATGATGTGATGCATACACTGCAAACGttgcttctgaaagctgatTGGGCAAAGTCCCTTTCTTATACAATTGAAGGGCTAATGGCCCCGTGA